From one Gossypium hirsutum isolate 1008001.06 chromosome D08, Gossypium_hirsutum_v2.1, whole genome shotgun sequence genomic stretch:
- the LOC107920296 gene encoding dihydrolipoyllysine-residue succinyltransferase component of 2-oxoglutarate dehydrogenase complex 2, mitochondrial yields MLGALRRKVAIGGSSASVLGKAIRPGISASRVSVNVGEEILLLQPRGIAHVRNFSHLILPGCSVGLAKTRDVFSSIQLETIMQKSCRAFSSGGGDLVDVVVPFMGESISDGTLATFLKKPGDSVAADEPIAQIETDKVTIDVVSPQAGVIQEYVAKEGDTVEAGAKIAVISKSGEGVAPAAPAEKKSEKAASKPSPPAESVKEDKPKAKVEASPAAEKPKPPSSPPPKQTATEPVLPPKERERRVPMTRLRKRVATRLKDSQNTFAMLTTFNEVDMTNLMKLRSDYKDAFVEKHGVKLGFMSGFVKAAVSALQHQPIVNAVIDGDDIIYRDYVDISIAVGTPKGLVVPVVRDADKMNFAEIEKTINNLAKKANDGTISIDEMAGGSFTISNGGVYGSLLSTPIINPPQSAILGMHSIVSRPMVVGGNVVPRPMMYIALTYDHRLIDGREAVFFLRRIKDVVEDPRRLLLDV; encoded by the exons ATGTTGGGCGCTTTAAGGAGAAAAGTTGCGATTGGAGGCTCGTCAGCCTCG gTATTAGGGAAAGCGATTCGGCCAGGTATTTCAGCATCTAGAGTTTCTGTCAATGTTGGAGAAGAG ATTCTATTACTTCAGCCTAGAGGAATTGCCCATGTCCGTAACTTTTCTCATCTCATTCTCCCAG GTTGTTCTGTTGGTTTAGCAAAGACAAG GGATGTCTTTTCTAGCATTCAGTTAGAGACTATCATGCAAAAGTCATGCAGGGCTTTCTCTTCTGGAGGGG GGGATCTGGTCGATGTTGTTGTCCCTTTTATGGGAGAATCAATTAGTGATGGCACTTTAGCAACATTCTTGAAAA AACCTGGTGATTCAGTAGCAGCTGATGAACCAATTGCTCAAATAGAAACAGATAAG GTAACAATTGATGTTGTCAGTCCCCAAGCTGGTGTGATACAAGAG TATGTAGCAAAGGAAGGAGATACTGTGGAAGCAGGTGCCAAGATTGCTGTCATTTCAAAGTCTGGTGAAGGAGTAGCACCTGCTGCTCCTGCTGAAAAGAAATCAGAAAAAGCTGCTTCCAAGCCATCTCCTCCAGCTGAATCTGTGAAGGAAGATAAGCCAAAAGCTAAAGTTGAAGCTTCTCCTGCTGCAGAGAAGCCTAAACCCCCTTCTTCTCCACCTCCCAAGCAAACTGCTACTGAACCTGTACTTCCACCGAAGGAAAGGGAAAGAAGA GTTCCAATGACAAGGCTTAGGAAACGGGTTGCTACACGATTGAAAGATTCCCAGAATACTTTTGCAATGTTAACAACGTTCAATGAAGTTGACAT GACTAACTTGATGAAGCTCCGATCTGATTACAAGGATGCTTTTGTTGAGAAACATGGTGTCAAGTTGGGATTTATGTCGGGATTTGTTAAA GCTGCTGTTAGTGCACTTCAACATCAGCCTATTGTAAATGCTGTAATTGATGGGGATGATATTATTTATAGAGATTATGTAGATATCAGCATTGCTGTTGGTACTCCAAAG GGGCTTGTCGTTCCGGTAGTTCGTGATGCTGACAAGATGAATTTTGCTGAGATAGAGAAAACAATCAACAACCTTGCTAAGAAAGCAAATGATGGGACCATTTCAATTGATGAAATGGCTGGAGGCTCATTTACGATATCCAATGGTGGTGTCTATGGCAGTCTTTTGAGTACCCCCATCATCAACCCTCCTCAG TCGGCGATCTTGGGTATGCACTCAATCGTGTCCCGACCAATGGTTGTTGGAGGTAATGTAGTGCCGAGACCAATGATGTACATTGCACTCACTTATGACCATAGGCTGATTGATGGAAGAGAAGCAGTATTCTTTTTACGACGTATCAAGGATGTTGTCGAAGACCCTCGGAGGCTGCTACTCGATGTCTAA
- the LOC107920178 gene encoding aspartic proteinase A1: protein MGTIGKTTTATIFLCLLLFPIVFSTPNDRFVRIGLKKRKIDRNNRMAAHLESKEEKASEAFLRKYRLHGNLGESEDIDIVALKNYMDAQYFGEIGIGTPTQNFTVIFDTGSSNLWVPSSKCYFSIACYFHRKYKSSRSRTYKANGKPADIQYGTGAISGFFSEDHVTVGDLVVKHQEFIEATKESSLTFLIAKFDGILGLGFKEISVGNAVPVWYNMVNQGLVNEPVFSFWLNRNPEDDVGGEVVFGGMDPKHYKGEHTYVPVTQKGYWQFDMGDVLIGDQTTGLCASGCSAIVDSGTSLLTGPTAIIAQVNLAIGATGVVSQECKTVVSEYGETIIDLLLSKDQPLKVCSQIGLCSFDGTRDVSMGIESVVNENAGKASGNVHDAMCSVCEMAVIWVQSQLKQNQTQERILDYVNELCDRLPSPMGESVVDCNSLSSMPSVAFTIGGKILELTPEQYILKVGDGELAQCISGFGALDVPPPRGPLWILGDVFMGKFHTVFDYGNMHIGFAEAA, encoded by the exons ATGGGGACAATAGGCAAAACTACTACGGCCACTATTTTTCTTTGTCTTCTTCTGTTTCCTATTGTCTTTTCCACGCCTAATGACAGATTTGTTAGAATTGGACTCAAAAAGAGAAAGATTGACCGAAACAATCGGATGGCTGCACACCTTGAATCCAAGGAGGAAAAGGCATCTGAAGCTTTTCTTAGAAAGTATCGTCTTCATGGGAACTTGGGGGAATCAGAGGACATTGATATTGTGGCACTAAAGAACTACATGGATGCTCAGTACTTTGGTGAGATTGGTATTGGCACTCCTACACAGAACTTCACTGTGATATTTGACACTGGGAGTTCTAATTTGTGGGTTCCTTCATCTAAATGTTATTTCTCG ATAGCATGCTATTTCCATCGAAAATATAAATCAAGCCGTTCACGTACCTACAAGGCTAATG GTAAACCAGCGGATATCCAATATGGCACTGGAGCTATTTCTGGATTCTTTAGTGAGGACCATGTAACAGTTGGTGATCTTGTAGTTAAACATCAG GAATTTATTGAGGCAACAAAGGAGTCCAGCTTAACATTTTTGATTGCCAAGTTTGATGGTATACTTGGACTTGGATTTAAAGAGATTTCAGTTGGAAATGCTGTGCCTGTATG GTACAACATGGTCAATCAAGGTCTTGTTAATGAACCAGTTTTTTCATTTTGGCTTAACCGCAATCCTGAGGATGATGTTGGCGGAGAAGTGGTTTTTGGCGGGATGGATCCAAAACATTACAAGGGGGAACACACTTATGTTCCTGTAACACAGAAAGGATACTGGCAG TTCGATATGGGTGATGTTCTGATTGGTGACCAAACAACTG GACTTTGTGCCAGTGGCTGCAGTGCTATTGTTGATTCCGGAACTTCCTTGTTGACTGGACCTACG GCTATTATTGCTCAAGTCAATCTTGCTATTGGTGCAACAGGGGTTGTAAGTCAAGAATGCAAGACTGTAGTTTCAGAATACGGAGAAACAATAATTGACTTGCTATTATCGAAG GACCAACCACTGAAAGTTTGCTCACAAATAGGTTTGTGTTCATTTGATGGAACTCGAGATGTAAG TATGGGAATTGAAAGTGTTGTGAATGAGAATGCTGGAAAAGCCTCTGGTAATGTCCATGATGCAATGTGTTCTGTTTGTGAGATGGCAGTCATATGGGTGCAAAGCCAACTTAAACAGAACCAGACTCAGGAGCGTATACTTGATTACGTCAATGAG CTCTGTGACCGGTTGCCTAGTCCAATGGGAGAATCAGTTGTTGATTGTAACAGCCTATCTTCTATGCCTAGTGTCGCCTTCACAATCGGTGGAAAGATACTTGAGCTTACCCCTGAGCAG TACATTCTAAAAGTTGGTGACGGAGAGCTAGCTCAATGCATTAGCGGATTCGGTGCTCTTGATGTACCACCGCCTCGCGGACCACTCTG GATCTTGGGCGACGTGTTTATGGGCAAGTTCCATACGGTTTTCGACTATGGAAACATGCACATTGGATTTGCAGAGGCTGCATAA